A genomic stretch from Apis cerana isolate GH-2021 linkage group LG9, AcerK_1.0, whole genome shotgun sequence includes:
- the LOC107996366 gene encoding protein fem-1 homolog B, producing METIKLNENPVQISQFLTRVYYAAKDGMAIILYNLLSSQDPNMVNIIINQKVLEDDGQHCTPLIVAARYGRIKVVKILLDKFKPDLEQEGSVKFDGYIIERATALWCAAGAGHLTIVKILVKAGANVNHPTKSLSTPLRAACFDGRLDIVKYLIEHNADINILNQFNNTCLMIASYKGHLDIVTFLLQKGANPNEKANCDTTALHLAAERGYTNIVSVLLKYGTNMTKDTNGMTPLTVAAERTRAEVVEYIIKNVKLTKEETIEAYELLGASYANDERNYCLILAYKYLWKAMKYRFKDRRNIIYKKLGEGIKAYDNWKECETPEKLRSIRNNQYYMHMESLTIRERILGQHNPKLPQHIVFRGAVFADSARFDKCIDLWLHALYLKQLNNMSVIKDLLRFAQVFSQMIDIEVYLDLSHVLNVLEACVTELTRNKAKVNNPGSEEDIEQHIEEIESNITTTLYIVTILTKLLTLNENKYEEQDKNKAYHLVHKLCILRLRLKDGQTLLHLAVNAATVVDDFHTNYVCKFPCAATAKLFISCGADVNAMDNERNTPLHIIVSYREPISDFMTLHSIIMALIEAGAHMDIVNSNGKTPYDAVTTGVAEIILRTQTKLSLKCMAAKAINAYNLSYCGNVPRSLESFIELHGSGPNRS from the exons atggaaactattaaattaaatgaaaatccagtacaaatatcacaatttttaaCGCGTGTTTATTATGCTGCTAAAGATGGTATGgctattattctttataatcttCTTAGTAGCCAAGATCCTAACAtggttaatattatcattaatcaaaAAGTATTGGAAGATGATGGACAACATTGTACACCTCTAATAGTAGCTGCACGATATGGTCGTATTAAAgtagttaaaatattactcgATAAGTTTAAGCCTGACTTGGAGCAGGAAGGATCAGTTAAATTTGatggatatattattgaaagagCAACTGCTTTATGGTGCGCTGCTGGTGCAGGACATTTGACAATTGTGAAGATATTAGTAAAAGCTGGTGCCAATGTTAATCATCCTACTAAAAGTTTATCTACTCCATTGAGAGCAGCTTGTTTTGATGGACGATTAGATAtagtcaaatatttaatagagcATAAtgcagatataaatattttaaatcagttTAATAATACATGTCTAATGATTGCTTCATATAAGGGTCACTTAGATAta GTGACATTTCTTTTGCAAAAAGGTGCAAACCCAAATGAAAAAGCAAATTGTGATACTACTGCATTACATTTAGCAGCTGAACGTGGATATACTAATATAGTAtccgtattattaaaatatggaaCAAATATGACAAAAGATACTAATGGAATGACACCATTGACAGTAGCAGCTGAACGAACTAGAGCTGAAGttgtagaatatataataaaaaatgtgaaacttactaaagaagaaacaattgAAGCTTATGAACTTCTTGGCGCTTCTTATGCTAATGATGAACgcaattattgtttaatattagcatataaatatttatggaaagCAATGAAATATag atttaaagatcgacgaaatattatttataaaaaattaggtGAAGGTATAAAAGCATATGATAATTGGAAAGAGTGTGAAACTCCAGAAAAATTGAGAAGTATtagaaataatcaatattatatgcatatgGAATCATTGACTATACGAGAAAGGATATTAG GACAACATAATCCAAAACTACCACAACATATTGTATTTAGAGGAGCAGTTTTTGCAGACAGTGCTAGATTTGATAAATGTATAGATCTCTGGCTTCATGCATTATACTTGAAACagttaaataatatgtcaGTTATAAAAGATCTTTTAAGATTTGCACag gTATTTTCACAAATGATAGATATAGAAGTATATCTTGATCTCTCTCATGTATTGAATGTTCTAGAAGCCTGTGTAACAGAACTTACTCGTAATAAAGCTAAAGTCAATAATCCTGGTTCTGAAGAAGATATTGAACaacatatt gAGGAGATTGAATCAAATATTACAACTACATTGTATATAGTAACAATATTAACAAaacttttaacattaaatgagAACAAATATGAagaacaagataaaaataaggcaTATCATTTAGTTCATAAACTTTGTATTCTACGATTACGTTTAAAAGATGGTCAAACATTATTACATCTTGCTGTAAATGCGGCTACTGTTGTAGATGATTTTCATACTAATTATGTTTGCAa ATTCCCTTGTGCTGCAACagctaaattatttatatcttgtgGTGCTGATGTAAATGCAATggataatgaaagaaatacaCCATTACATATTATTGTTAGCTATAGGGAACCTATtag TGATTTTATGACTCTTCATTCCATTATTATGGCACTTATAGAAGCTGGAGCTCATATGGACATAGTAAATAGCAATGGAAAAACTCCATATGATGCTGTCACTACAG gtGTagcagaaataatattaaggaCTCAAACAAAATTATCCTTAAAATGTATGGCTGCAAAAGCAATAAatgcttataatttatcatattgtgGAAATGTACCACGTTCTTTGGAAAGTTTTATTGAACTTCATGGATCCGGCCCTAATCGAAGTTAA
- the LOC107996181 gene encoding ATP-dependent RNA helicase DHX8: MDEVAKLEHLSLVSKICTELENHLGLNDKDLAEFIIHLAEKNNTFDKFKKVLIENGAEFSESFMANLLRIIQHMKPTKSQEKLSKSTTKQDELAQKFPVLALPNEEPKIIDDIVSSAMASLEELAPSKKSSKQDSKKNDQSNDNNDKKSRHSRRSRSKDRRKYKSHSPYRKDRRHKSRSRSRSKSRDRSRSRDRRHHRSRDRKRSRSRDRKFHKDRYSNKSDRSRSRSAEELSMDPEVGKIYSGKVANIVPFGCFVQLEGLKRRWEGLVHISQLRREGRVASASDVVSRGQKVLVKVLNIGGQKVSLSMKDVDQETGRDLNPVVTVTKTEEDEKHLRNPDRPTSLLELQGNWDEDETYSRKRVQRLSSPEKWEIKQMLAASCIDRSELPEFDMETGILPREDDEEEDVEIELVEEEPPFLHGHGRALGDLSPVRIVKNPDGSLAQAAMMQSALAKERREQKMLQREQEMDSVPTGLNKNWIDPLPEAESRTLAANMRGIGLQTQDLPEWKKHVIGGKKSSFGKKTNLTLLEQRQSLPIYKLRDDLVKAVTDNQILIVIGETGSGKTTQITQFLGEAGFTARGKIGCTQPRRVAAMSVAKRVAEEFGCRLGQEVGYTIRFEDCTGPETNIKYMTDGMLLRECLMDLDLKTYSVIMLDEAHERTIHTDVLFGLLKQAVRRRPDLKLIVTSATLDAVKFSQYFFEAPIFTIPGRTFEVEVMYTKEPETDYLDAALITVMQIHLREPPGDILLFLTGQEEIDTACEILYERMKSLGPDVPELIILPVYSALPSEMQTRIFEPAPPGSRKVVIATNIAETSLTIDGIYYVVDPGFVKQKVYNSKTGMDSLIVTPISQAAAKQRAGRAGRTGPGKCYRLYTERAYRDEMLPTPVPEIQRTNLATTVLQLKTMGINDLLHFDFMDAPPVESLIMALESLHSLSALDNEGLLTRLGRRMAEFPLEPNLSKMLIMSVHLQCSDEILTIVSMLSVQNVFYRPKDKQALADQKKAKFNQPEGDHLTLLAVYNSWRNNKFSNAWCYENFVQIRTLKRAQDVRKQLLGIMDRHKLDVVSAGKNTVRIQKAVCSGFFRNAAKKDPQEGYRTLVDSQVVYIHPSSALFNRQPEWVIYHELVQTTKEYMREVTTIDPKWLVEFAPAFFKFSDPTKLSKFKKNQRLEPLYNKYEEPNAWRISRVRRRRN, translated from the exons atggatgAAGTTGCAAAGCTTGAACATTTATCATTAGTGTCAAAAATTTGTACAGAATTAGAAAATCATTTAGGATTAAATGACAAAGATttag ctgaattcataattcatttggcagaaaaaaataacacatttgataaatttaagaagGTTCTTATAGAAAATGGAGCAGAATTTTCg gaATCTTTTATGGCTAATCTGTTAAGAATAATACAACATATGAAGCCAACTAAGTCTCAAGAAAAGTTATCAAAATCTACAACAAAACAAGATGAATTAGCTCAAAAATTTCCTGTTTTGGCTTTACCAAATGAAGAGCCAAAAATAATAGATGATATAGTCAGTAGTGCTATGGCAAGTTTAGAGGAATTAGCACCATCAAAAAAATCTAGCAAACAGGATAGCAAAAAGAATGATCaatcaaatgataataatgataaaaaaagtagACATTCTAGAAGAAGTAGATcaaaagatagaagaaaatataaatcacattCACCATATCGTAAAGATAGAAGACACAAATCCAGATCTAGATCTCGTTCAAAATCACGAGATCGATCAAGATCTAGAGACAGAAGACATCATAGATCTCGAGATCGTAAGAGATCTAGATCAAgagatagaaaatttcataaagatagatattctaataaatctgATCGATCTAGATCACGATCTGCAGAGGAACTTTCCATGGATCCAGAAGTTGGCAAAATTTATTCAGGAAAAGTAGCTAATATTGTACCTTTTGGTTGTTTTGTTCAATTAGAAGGCTTGAAACGAAGATGGGAAGGTTTGGTTCATATTTCACAATTAAGAAGAGAGGGAAGAGTTGCAAGTGCAAGTGATGTAGTATCTAGAGGACAGAAAGTGCTTGTAAAGGTTCTCAATATAGGTGGACAAAAg gtTTCTTTAAGCATGAAAGATGTTGATCAAGAAACTGGTAGAGATTTGAATCCTGTTGTGACTGTTACTAAAACcgaagaagatgaaaaacaTTTAAGAAATCCAGATAGACCTACTTCTTTGTTAGAACTTCAGGGTAATTGGGATGAAGATGAAACTTATTCTAGGAAACGAGTGCAAAGATTATCATCTCCAGAAAAATGGGAAATTAAGCAGATGCTTGCTGCTTCTTGTATCGAtag gagTGAATTGCCAGAATTCGATATGGAAACTGGAATTCTTCCACGCGAGgatgatgaagaagaagatgttGAAATAGAATTAGTAGAAGAAGAACCGCCATTTTTACATGGACATGGAAGAGCTCTTGGAGATTTAAGTCCTGTCCGTATAGTAAAAAATCCTGATGGTTCTTTAGCACAAGCTGCAATGATGCAGAGTGCCTTagcaaaagaaagaagggaacaAAAAATGTTGCAAAGAGAACAGGAAATGGATTCTGTTCCAACAggtcttaataaaaattggatcgaTCCTTTACCCGAAg CTGAAAGCAGAACTTTAGCTGCAAACATGCGCGGGATTGGCCTTCAAACTCAAGATCTTCCCGAGTGGAAAAAACACGTTATAGGAGGGAAAAAATCTTCCTTTGgcaagaaaacaaatttaactCTTCTTGAACAGCGTCAGAGCTTACCAATATATAAACTCAGAGACGATTTAGTTAAAGCTGTTactgataatcaaattttgattGTAATTGGTGAAACAGGATCAGGAAAAACTACCCaaattacacaatttttaGGTGAAGCAGGATTTACTGCTCGTGGAAAGATCGGTTGTACTCAACCTAGAAGAGTAGCAGCTATGTCAGTTGCTAAAAGAGTGGCGGAAGAATTTGGTTGCCGTTTAGGACAAGAAGTTGGTTATACAATTCGTTTTGAAGATTGTACTGGACCAGAAactaatataaagtatatgaCTGATGGTATGTTGCTTCGAGAATGTCTTATGGATCtcgatttaaaaacatattccGTAATTATGTTGGATGAAGCACATGAACGGACTATTCACACGGATGTTCTTTTTGGATTGTTGAAACAAGCTGTACGCCGTAGACCGGATCTAAAATTGATTGTTACAAGTGCTACTTTAGATGCTGTAAagttttctcaatatttttttgaagcaCCGATTTTTACTATTCCTGGCAGGACATTCGAAGTTGAAGTCATGTATACTAAAGAACCTGAAACAGATTATTTAGATGCTGCACTAATAACAGTAATGCAAATACATTTAAGAGAACCTCCAGGAGACATACTTCTATTCCTGACTGGTCAAGAAGAAATTGATACAGCTtgcgaaattttatatgaacgTATGAAATCTTTAGGTCCCGATGTGcctgaattaattattttacctgTATATTCGGCACTTCCTTCAGAGATGCAAACCAGAATATTCGAACCAGCTCCACCTGGTTCCAGAAAAGTAGTAATAGCTACTAATATAGCGGAAACGAGTTTAACTATTGATGGAATTTATTATGTAGTTGACCCAGGATTTGTTAAACAAAAAGTGTATAATTCTAAGACTGGAATGGATAGTCTTATAGTAACACCAATAAGTCAAGCAGCTGCAAAGCAAAGAGCTGGTAGAGCTGGAAGAACTGGACCAGGAAAATGTTACAGACTTTACACAGAAAGAGCTTACAGAGATGAAATGCTTCCGACGCCAGTTCCAGAAATTCAACGTACTAACTTGGCAACTACAGTATTGCAATTGAAGACTATGGGTATCAatgatttattacattttgattttatggaTGCTCCACCTGTGGAATCTCTTATTATGGCTTTAGAATCTTTGCATAGCTTAAGTGCATTAGATAATGAAGGTTTATTAACTAGATTAGGCAGAAGAATGGCAGAGTTTCCTCTAGAACCTAATTTATCCAAAATGCTCATCATGAGTGTGCATCTTCAATGTTCTGATGAAATATTAACTATTGTCAGCATGCTATCTGTTCAAAATGTCTTCTATAGACCAAAAGATAAACAAGCTTTAGCAGATCAAAAAAAAGCCAAATTCAATCAACCAGAAGGTGATCATTTAACTTTGTTAGCAGTTTATAATTCCTGGAGAAATAATAAGTTTAGTAATGCATGGTGTTACgaaaattttgtacaaattaGAACATTAAAACGCGCTCAGGATGttcgaaaacaattattaGGTATAATGGATAGACACAAATTGGATGTAGTATCTGCTGGTAAGAATACTGTAAGAATTCAGAAAGCTGTTTGTTCTGGTTTCTTTCGAAATGCTGCGAAAAAAGATCCTCAAGAAGGATACAGAACTTTAGTAGATAGTCAAGTTGTTTATATTCATCCAAGTAGCGCATTATTTAATAGACAACCAGAATGGGTCATTTATCATGAATTGGTACAAACaacaaaagaatatatgaGAGAAGTGACAACTATAGATCCGAAGTGGTTAGTAGAGTTTGCTCCAGCATTTTTCAAGTTTAGTGATCCAACTAAACTGagtaaattcaagaaaaatcaaagattAGAACCGCTTTATAATAAGTATGAAGAACCGAATGCTTGGCGAATATCAAGAGTTCGAAGAAggcgtaattaa